The following proteins are co-located in the Paenibacillus sp. JNUCC32 genome:
- a CDS encoding DEAD/DEAH box helicase produces the protein MKNFADFGLEPRVLQAITELGFEEATPIQSQSIPIALTGKDMIGQAQTGTGKTAAFGLPLIHKIAKEEERIVALVMTPTRELAIQVAEEIGKLSRFKGIRSLAIYGGQDIGRQIRALKRKPQIIIGTPGRLLDHINRKTIRLDDVQTVVLDEADEMLDMGFMDDIQSILKLVPEERQTLLFSATMPPNIQKLASQFLNEPEHVSVIPKHVSAPLIDQAYIEVPERQKFEALSRLLDMESPELAIVFGRTKRRVDELAEALQKRGYSADGLHGDLSQHQRDTVMRKFRDGSIDVLVATDVAARGLDVSGVTHVVNFDLPQDPESYVHRIGRTGRAGKEGTAWSFVTPREMDHLYFIERVTRHRIPRKPLPTIAEAIEGKQRIIAERVLEIIEQGELTEYKGLAIQLLEQYDSVQLLAAAMKILTGDKKEASDIHLTPEDPIRAKRRKPDIRNGRKPSGGYGGRGNSGGYRRDGGSGGGGNRGGYSKGGYSRDGGGGYNRDRDGGGYNRDRNNSGDRKPRSYSGGERRPNRSGDE, from the coding sequence TTGAAAAATTTTGCAGATTTTGGCTTGGAGCCGCGCGTGCTGCAAGCAATCACTGAGCTTGGCTTCGAGGAAGCCACACCGATTCAATCCCAATCGATTCCGATTGCACTCACCGGAAAAGACATGATTGGACAAGCACAGACTGGTACAGGTAAGACAGCAGCATTCGGCCTACCTCTTATCCACAAAATCGCCAAAGAAGAAGAGCGTATCGTCGCTCTCGTAATGACCCCAACCCGCGAACTTGCCATTCAGGTTGCAGAAGAAATCGGCAAGCTGTCCCGTTTCAAAGGAATCCGTTCCTTGGCCATTTACGGCGGACAGGATATCGGGCGTCAAATCCGCGCTTTGAAAAGAAAGCCTCAGATTATTATCGGTACACCGGGTCGATTACTTGACCACATCAACAGAAAAACCATCCGTCTTGATGACGTACAAACCGTTGTGCTGGACGAAGCGGATGAAATGCTGGACATGGGCTTCATGGACGACATCCAGTCGATCCTCAAGCTGGTTCCAGAAGAACGTCAAACCTTGCTGTTCTCCGCAACTATGCCGCCTAACATTCAGAAGCTGGCATCCCAGTTCCTGAACGAACCTGAGCATGTATCTGTTATTCCTAAGCACGTTAGTGCTCCACTGATCGACCAAGCATATATCGAAGTTCCTGAACGTCAAAAATTCGAAGCCTTGAGCCGCCTTCTGGATATGGAGTCGCCTGAGCTTGCGATTGTCTTCGGACGTACCAAGCGCCGTGTCGACGAATTGGCAGAAGCCCTGCAAAAACGCGGATATTCGGCAGATGGCCTCCATGGCGACCTGTCCCAGCACCAACGTGATACCGTCATGCGTAAATTCCGCGACGGCAGCATCGATGTGCTCGTGGCGACAGACGTGGCCGCGCGCGGTCTCGACGTATCCGGCGTTACCCATGTCGTAAACTTTGACTTGCCGCAAGATCCGGAAAGCTATGTACACCGTATTGGACGTACGGGCCGTGCGGGCAAGGAAGGTACAGCCTGGTCCTTCGTCACGCCGCGTGAAATGGATCATCTGTATTTCATCGAGCGTGTGACGCGCCACCGTATTCCGCGCAAGCCGCTGCCAACGATTGCCGAAGCGATCGAAGGTAAGCAGCGCATCATCGCTGAGCGCGTGCTTGAAATCATTGAGCAAGGGGAATTGACCGAGTACAAAGGTCTTGCCATTCAATTGCTGGAGCAGTACGATTCCGTACAATTGCTTGCAGCTGCAATGAAAATCCTGACAGGCGACAAGAAGGAAGCATCCGATATTCACCTTACCCCTGAGGATCCGATCCGCGCCAAACGCCGGAAGCCGGATATCCGTAATGGCCGCAAACCTAGCGGTGGTTATGGCGGACGCGGCAACAGCGGCGGATATCGCCGTGACGGCGGAAGCGGCGGCGGTGGTAACCGTGGCGGCTACTCCAAAGGCGGATACAGCCGAGACGGCGGTGGTGGTTATAACCGTGACCGCGATGGCGGTGGTTACAACCGTGACCGCAACAACAGCGGTGACCGCAAACCGCGTTCCTACAGCGGCGGCGAGCGTCGTCCTAACCGGAGCGGGGACGAATAA
- a CDS encoding YesL family protein gives MEMKGAMGGLYKLTEWITRIAFSNILWVICTSPFLFIVLTKFLMAVQTPEAHNEQLLSNWILGILSPFVLFPATAALFTVVRKWVMGNPDVSVFKTFFKGYKENYKQSMIGGIFYTLLFVIMYVDYTVYMTQLDGFQLVGIVMLVLLIVLFVSLFNFFSMTVHYEMKTTQLLKNAVLLTLIRPFRVFSTLIGSAVLAYIGTQMPVLFVFFLFCLMALFAFFNFYATFTKMQEQQEKMKKAEEEESETEQALLESMDSAKKGENGSKP, from the coding sequence TTGGAAATGAAAGGAGCCATGGGTGGCTTATATAAGCTCACCGAGTGGATTACCCGTATTGCTTTTTCGAACATCTTGTGGGTTATTTGTACATCGCCTTTCCTGTTTATCGTTCTAACCAAATTCCTAATGGCCGTTCAGACGCCGGAAGCGCATAACGAGCAGCTGCTGTCGAACTGGATCCTGGGAATATTATCACCGTTTGTTTTATTTCCGGCTACGGCGGCTTTATTTACCGTTGTGCGGAAATGGGTAATGGGCAATCCGGACGTGTCCGTGTTCAAAACGTTCTTTAAGGGTTATAAGGAAAATTACAAGCAGAGCATGATCGGCGGTATTTTTTATACGCTGCTGTTCGTGATTATGTACGTGGATTACACGGTTTATATGACGCAGCTCGATGGCTTCCAGCTTGTCGGCATCGTGATGCTGGTGCTGCTCATTGTACTGTTTGTCTCCCTGTTTAATTTCTTCTCCATGACCGTTCATTATGAGATGAAAACGACCCAGCTCCTAAAAAATGCGGTGCTGCTGACTCTGATTCGTCCGTTCCGCGTATTTTCGACTTTGATCGGAAGCGCTGTCTTGGCGTATATCGGCACGCAAATGCCGGTGCTCTTCGTGTTCTTCCTGTTCTGCCTGATGGCCTTGTTCGCGTTCTTTAACTTCTATGCGACCTTTACCAAAATGCAGGAGCAGCAGGAAAAAATGAAGAAGGCCGAGGAAGAGGAGTCGGAAACCGAGCAAGCTCTTCTGGAAAGCATGGATTCTGCCAAAAAGGGAGAGAACGGATCGAAACCTTAA
- a CDS encoding DUF1499 domain-containing protein: MSLKRVLIGIVRSYDGTSDRAKDPKLKTRYYNLSKEKCFEEVSSTLKKIPGYKVLHEVKSVGEITLEKRTSFGRTLDITVSVLGISPVRSAVDMYSASRGSLGDLGANYRVILNLYAVLDKKLSKYKVDA; the protein is encoded by the coding sequence TTGTCATTAAAACGAGTTCTAATCGGTATCGTGCGCAGCTATGACGGCACAAGCGACCGTGCTAAAGATCCCAAGTTGAAGACGCGTTATTACAATCTTTCAAAAGAAAAGTGTTTTGAAGAGGTTTCCTCGACACTGAAAAAAATTCCGGGTTACAAAGTTCTGCATGAGGTAAAATCCGTGGGAGAAATCACGTTAGAGAAAAGAACCTCCTTTGGACGTACACTGGACATTACCGTATCCGTGCTCGGCATCAGTCCGGTTCGCAGCGCAGTTGACATGTATTCGGCATCCCGCGGTTCCCTTGGGGATCTGGGGGCGAACTACCGGGTCATCTTGAACCTGTACGCTGTACTGGACAAAAAACTGAGCAAGTATAAAGTGGATGCTTAG
- the tpx gene encoding thiol peroxidase, translating to MAQERSGAATFKGNPITLIGPQLKAGDAAPDFTVSKNLLEDVSLKDYAGKIKLISVVPSLDTGVCDAQTRRFNEEAAGLGDDVVILTISADLPFAQARWCGAAGVDRVITLSDYKSRSFGEAYGVLIKEFQLDMRSIFVVDANDTITYVEYLGEMTEHPNYEAAIDAVKSLR from the coding sequence ATGGCTCAAGAACGTTCAGGAGCTGCCACTTTCAAGGGCAATCCTATTACACTCATCGGACCACAGCTCAAGGCTGGTGATGCCGCGCCGGATTTTACCGTGAGCAAGAACCTGCTCGAAGACGTATCTCTTAAAGATTATGCAGGTAAAATCAAGCTGATCAGCGTCGTTCCTTCCCTCGACACCGGGGTATGCGACGCACAGACGCGCCGTTTCAACGAAGAGGCCGCCGGACTTGGCGACGATGTCGTGATCCTTACGATCAGTGCCGACCTTCCGTTCGCCCAGGCCCGCTGGTGCGGAGCTGCAGGCGTTGACCGGGTCATTACGCTGTCCGACTATAAATCGCGTTCTTTCGGTGAAGCGTATGGCGTGCTCATCAAGGAGTTTCAGCTCGACATGCGTTCGATCTTCGTCGTGGATGCTAACGATACCATCACCTACGTAGAATACCTTGGCGAAATGACGGAGCACCCGAATTACGAAGCTGCCATCGATGCCGTGAAATCTCTGCGTTAA
- a CDS encoding rhomboid family intramembrane serine protease, translated as MIFVRYENWKSYLRYYPVTSLLLVINLVMFVITSFDGGSRNPMTLLKYGALSDLPQFVDQAWRYFTAMFLHNGFDHLLFNSFALLVFVPPLERIMGSWKFAILYLLSGVLGNVIGLAYYERMEDYTFLVGASGAIYGAYGAYLYIALFQQHVIDESSRKTLFTLLILGILFSFTPGVSLVAHVGGLVGGFFLYGLMIRLFKRRT; from the coding sequence ATGATATTCGTACGTTATGAGAATTGGAAAAGTTATTTGCGTTATTATCCCGTTACATCGCTGCTGCTTGTGATCAACCTGGTGATGTTTGTAATCACATCCTTTGACGGCGGTTCGAGGAATCCGATGACGCTGCTGAAATATGGAGCTTTGTCGGATTTGCCGCAGTTCGTCGACCAGGCATGGAGATATTTTACGGCGATGTTCCTCCATAACGGATTTGACCATTTGTTGTTCAACAGCTTCGCACTGCTGGTATTCGTTCCCCCGCTGGAGAGAATCATGGGGAGCTGGAAATTTGCCATTCTATATCTGCTCAGCGGTGTTCTCGGTAATGTAATCGGATTGGCTTATTATGAGCGCATGGAGGACTATACCTTCCTTGTAGGCGCCTCAGGAGCCATATACGGAGCTTATGGCGCTTATCTGTACATCGCCTTGTTCCAGCAGCATGTCATTGATGAGTCGTCCCGCAAGACGCTGTTCACCCTGCTTATATTGGGGATCTTGTTCTCGTTTACCCCAGGGGTCAGCCTTGTAGCCCATGTCGGCGGATTGGTAGGCGGATTTTTCCTCTACGGTCTCATGATTCGATTATTCAAACGTCGAACATAA
- a CDS encoding LysR family transcriptional regulator has translation MELRQLQYFVKVAQKEHVTQAAEELHVAQSAVSRQIHQLEEELGVNLFMQKGRNLQLTPVGQLFCKRVESIMKDLDRAVVEIHEFLDPEQGEIRIGFPHSLGIHLIPSIVAEFRKKYPNVKFRFKQGMFPTLIRDVVGAEVDLAFVSPFPDRHDQVDGDIVLTEELFAILPPNHPLAGEQSIKLEQLKEERFVLFSKGYSLRPIVWHACLEAGFTPKIAFEGEETDTIRGLVAAGMGVSLLPEMALFQTNPLQPARVRISEPKVTRSIGLIHRADEKLPPVAQAFRAFLLQYFGIDPSPKKEEKAE, from the coding sequence GTGGAATTACGACAGTTGCAATACTTTGTAAAGGTTGCGCAAAAGGAACACGTTACCCAAGCGGCAGAAGAGCTTCATGTGGCTCAGTCGGCCGTCAGCCGTCAAATACATCAGTTGGAAGAAGAACTGGGTGTTAATTTGTTCATGCAAAAAGGCCGGAATCTGCAGTTAACCCCGGTAGGCCAGCTTTTTTGCAAACGGGTGGAGAGCATTATGAAGGATTTGGACCGTGCGGTCGTCGAGATACATGAATTCCTGGACCCGGAGCAAGGGGAAATCCGTATCGGTTTCCCTCACAGCCTGGGCATACATTTGATTCCGTCCATCGTGGCTGAATTTCGGAAGAAGTACCCGAACGTGAAGTTCCGGTTTAAGCAGGGCATGTTCCCGACTTTGATCCGGGACGTCGTCGGGGCTGAAGTGGATTTGGCGTTTGTGTCTCCGTTTCCGGATCGCCACGATCAAGTGGACGGAGATATCGTGTTGACAGAGGAGCTGTTTGCGATCCTGCCGCCGAATCACCCGCTTGCGGGGGAGCAGTCCATCAAGCTGGAGCAATTGAAGGAGGAACGCTTTGTGCTGTTCAGCAAGGGCTACTCCTTGCGCCCGATTGTATGGCATGCCTGCCTGGAGGCCGGGTTCACGCCGAAAATTGCTTTTGAAGGCGAGGAGACGGATACGATCCGCGGGCTGGTTGCTGCCGGCATGGGGGTCAGCCTGCTACCTGAAATGGCGCTGTTCCAGACGAATCCGCTTCAACCGGCACGCGTCCGAATCTCGGAGCCGAAGGTAACGCGTTCCATCGGTCTGATTCACCGCGCGGACGAGAAGCTGCCACCGGTTGCGCAAGCCTTCCGTGCGTTTCTGCTTCAATATTTTGGCATTGATCCGTCGCCGAAAAAGGAAGAGAAAGCGGAATGA